In the Burkholderia glumae LMG 2196 = ATCC 33617 genome, one interval contains:
- a CDS encoding LacI family DNA-binding transcriptional regulator, producing MPRSSDSAAAPAPEDGEPLPAQRSTGARARRGSGRAVLSDVAKRAGVSTATVSRVYNEPGKVSERVRARVEQAALELNWFPNAAGRALASTRSHIAGIVIPTLDDQVFASLVSGMQASFAARGITLFLGCSNYDPNEALSQVHAMLARGVEAIAVVGEAHPPALFDALRVWRVPYVVLYAWREGSPHDCIGFDNHAAYGEITEHLVGLGHRAFAVCLQSTHGNDRVQARLAGIGAALARHGLTVRPEHRFEGDATLDFGRRALRSIWQQAGPRPSAIICGNDHIALGVLREAEELGIAVPGQLSVTGFDDLAIAREARPSLTTMHVDTREIGVVAARHLLDALDGKPRRHGHVVPAVLKMRGSTGPCSGS from the coding sequence ATGCCCCGCTCCTCCGATTCCGCCGCCGCCCCGGCCCCTGAAGACGGCGAACCGTTGCCGGCCCAGCGCTCGACCGGCGCACGCGCGCGCCGCGGCAGCGGGCGGGCGGTCCTGTCCGACGTGGCGAAGCGCGCCGGGGTGTCGACCGCCACGGTCTCGCGCGTCTACAACGAGCCCGGCAAGGTGTCGGAGCGCGTGCGCGCGCGCGTCGAGCAGGCCGCGCTGGAACTGAACTGGTTCCCCAATGCGGCCGGGCGAGCGCTGGCCTCCACCCGCAGCCATATCGCCGGCATCGTCATCCCCACGCTCGACGATCAGGTGTTCGCCTCGCTGGTCAGCGGCATGCAGGCCAGCTTCGCCGCGCGCGGCATCACGCTGTTTCTCGGCTGCTCGAACTACGACCCGAACGAGGCGCTGTCGCAGGTTCATGCGATGCTCGCGCGCGGCGTGGAAGCGATCGCGGTGGTGGGCGAGGCGCATCCGCCGGCGCTGTTCGATGCGCTGCGCGTCTGGCGGGTGCCCTATGTGGTGCTGTACGCGTGGCGCGAGGGCAGCCCGCACGACTGCATCGGCTTCGACAACCACGCCGCCTACGGCGAGATCACCGAGCACCTGGTCGGGCTGGGCCATCGCGCTTTCGCGGTCTGCCTCCAGTCGACCCACGGCAACGACCGCGTGCAGGCCCGGCTGGCGGGCATCGGCGCGGCGCTTGCGCGCCATGGCCTGACGGTGCGGCCGGAGCATCGGTTCGAGGGAGACGCCACGCTCGATTTCGGCCGGCGCGCCCTGCGCTCGATCTGGCAGCAAGCCGGACCGCGGCCGAGCGCGATCATCTGCGGCAACGACCATATCGCGCTGGGGGTGCTGCGGGAAGCGGAAGAGCTGGGGATTGCCGTGCCCGGGCAGTTGTCCGTGACCGGCTTCGACGATTTGGCGATCGCGCGCGAGGCGCGGCCGTCGCTGACCACGATGCATGTGGATACGCGCGAGATCGGCGTGGTAGCGGCGCGGCATCTGCTGGATGCGCTGGACGGCAAGCCGCGGCGGCACGGGCATGTGGTGCCGGCGGTCTTGAAGATGCGCGGGTCGACGGGGCCTTGCAGCGGCAGCTAG
- a CDS encoding MFS transporter, translated as MKPSLTPEQTPPRVRRAQIVALTLLMVSGIVNYLDRGTLAVANPLIRNDLGLSLGEMGLLLSAFSWSYALFQLPVGGLVDRIGPRRLLGIGLIVWSLAQAAGGMVSTFGWFIVARIVLGIGESPQFPSAARVVSNWFPLRSRGKPTGIFNAASPLGTALAPLCLSLLVAEFHWRWAFIVTGALGLVVAVIWLAVYRDPNPSVLTAEEARYLQGGAAETPAAERLSFADWRALFSNLTTWGMLIGFFGSVYLNWVYLTWLPGYLTMQRHMTLLHTGMAASLPFFCGFLGALGAGWFSDLITKHSTSPVASRRNAVVIAMLGMVAFTVPAALVESNTVAIVCISVVIFLANAASACSWALATAAAPPNRVGSLGAIQNFGGFLGGALAPILTGYIAQAWSFVPALLTAAAIAFVGAMSYLFLVRKPIEGEAQPASTVRAPA; from the coding sequence ATGAAACCAAGCCTCACGCCCGAGCAGACCCCACCCCGCGTGCGCCGCGCCCAGATCGTGGCCCTCACGCTGCTGATGGTGAGCGGCATCGTCAACTACCTGGACCGCGGCACGCTCGCGGTCGCCAATCCGCTGATCCGCAACGATCTCGGCCTCTCGCTCGGCGAAATGGGGCTGCTGCTGTCGGCCTTCTCGTGGAGCTACGCCCTGTTCCAACTGCCGGTCGGCGGTCTCGTCGATCGCATCGGGCCGCGCCGGCTGCTCGGCATCGGCCTGATCGTCTGGTCGCTCGCGCAGGCCGCGGGCGGCATGGTCTCGACCTTCGGCTGGTTCATCGTCGCGCGCATCGTGCTCGGCATCGGCGAGTCGCCGCAGTTTCCGTCCGCCGCGCGCGTGGTGAGCAACTGGTTTCCGCTGCGCTCGCGCGGCAAGCCGACCGGGATCTTCAATGCCGCCTCGCCGCTCGGCACCGCGCTCGCCCCGCTCTGCCTGTCGCTGCTCGTCGCCGAATTCCACTGGCGCTGGGCCTTCATCGTCACCGGCGCGCTCGGCCTCGTCGTCGCGGTGATCTGGCTTGCCGTCTATCGCGACCCGAACCCGTCGGTGCTGACGGCCGAGGAAGCCCGTTATCTGCAGGGCGGCGCGGCCGAGACGCCGGCCGCCGAACGCCTGAGCTTCGCCGACTGGCGTGCCCTGTTCTCGAACCTGACCACCTGGGGCATGCTGATCGGCTTCTTCGGCTCGGTCTACCTGAACTGGGTCTACCTGACCTGGCTGCCCGGCTATCTGACGATGCAGCGCCACATGACGCTGCTCCATACCGGCATGGCCGCCTCGCTGCCCTTCTTCTGCGGCTTCCTCGGCGCGCTGGGCGCGGGCTGGTTCTCCGACCTCATCACGAAGCACAGCACCTCGCCGGTGGCGAGCCGGCGCAACGCGGTGGTGATCGCGATGCTCGGCATGGTGGCCTTCACGGTGCCGGCCGCGCTGGTGGAAAGCAATACGGTGGCCATCGTCTGCATCTCGGTGGTGATCTTCCTGGCCAATGCCGCCTCGGCCTGCTCCTGGGCGCTCGCGACGGCCGCGGCACCGCCCAATCGCGTCGGCTCGCTCGGCGCGATCCAGAATTTCGGCGGCTTTCTCGGCGGCGCGCTGGCGCCCATCCTCACCGGCTACATCGCGCAGGCCTGGTCCTTCGTGCCGGCCCTGCTGACTGCCGCCGCGATCGCCTTCGTCGGTGCGATGAGCTACCTGTTCCTGGTGCGCAAGCCGATCGAAGGCGAGGCGCAACCCGCCAGCACGGTGCGTGCGCCGGCTTGA
- a CDS encoding dihydrodipicolinate synthase family protein, which translates to MTSPLSPARAPQPIEGIVPVMLTPFDQDGAIDYAGLERLIEWYLAHGSDALFAVAQSSEMQFLSLAERGALGRFVVERVAGRVPVVVSGHISDDPDAQAEELNVAAATGADGIVLVTNRLDPRREGSEAFAANLHRLLKRLPSDIALGLYECPAPYRRLLSDDELKLCIDTGRFVMLKDVSCELDTVKRRVALAQGSPMTILNANAAIAWDAMKAGSGGFNGVFTNFHPDLYHWLRNRADEHPALAQELSTFLVLSAVSEALGYPALAKLYHQRIGTFQSIRCRAIDYDVRERFWALDAVLDKIVEGTEHFRARIAAGA; encoded by the coding sequence ATGACATCCCCCCTCTCACCGGCACGCGCGCCGCAACCGATCGAAGGCATCGTTCCCGTCATGCTGACGCCGTTCGACCAGGACGGCGCGATCGACTACGCCGGGCTCGAACGGCTGATCGAGTGGTATCTCGCGCACGGCAGCGACGCGCTGTTCGCGGTCGCCCAGTCCAGCGAAATGCAGTTCCTGAGTCTGGCCGAGCGCGGCGCGCTGGGCCGCTTCGTGGTCGAGCGCGTGGCCGGCCGGGTGCCGGTGGTGGTGTCTGGCCACATCAGCGACGACCCCGACGCGCAGGCCGAGGAGTTGAACGTTGCGGCCGCAACGGGTGCGGACGGCATCGTGCTGGTGACGAACCGGCTCGATCCGCGCCGCGAGGGCAGCGAGGCGTTCGCGGCGAACCTGCACCGCTTGCTCAAGCGCCTGCCGTCCGACATCGCGTTGGGTCTGTACGAATGCCCGGCGCCTTACCGGCGCCTGCTGTCCGACGACGAGCTCAAGCTCTGCATCGACACGGGCCGCTTCGTGATGCTCAAGGACGTCAGCTGCGAGCTCGACACGGTCAAGCGCCGCGTCGCACTGGCCCAGGGCTCGCCGATGACGATCCTCAACGCGAATGCCGCGATCGCCTGGGATGCGATGAAGGCCGGCTCGGGCGGATTCAACGGCGTGTTTACGAATTTCCATCCGGATCTGTACCACTGGCTGCGCAATCGTGCCGACGAGCACCCCGCGCTGGCCCAGGAGCTCTCGACCTTCCTGGTGCTGTCGGCGGTGTCCGAGGCGCTTGGTTATCCGGCTCTCGCGAAGCTCTATCACCAGCGCATCGGCACCTTCCAGTCGATCCGCTGCCGCGCGATCGACTACGACGTGCGCGAGCGCTTCTGGGCGCTCGATGCCGTGCTCGACAAGATCGTCGAGGGCACCGAGCATTTCCGCGCGCGCATCGCCGCCGGAGCCTGA